The Meriones unguiculatus strain TT.TT164.6M chromosome 18, Bangor_MerUng_6.1, whole genome shotgun sequence genome segment CAGATCAGTTCAATCAAGAAGAGCAAGATGAAGAAACTGGCTGTGATGGACAAGTTGTGTAAGCATTAAAAGGAGCAAAGCACTTGGTAGAGAAAAGTGTGAGGTATGAACCCAGAACTTAAACATTATTAGGAGTTTTATTGCTTTGGAATGGCCATGAAGCTTCGTTTTTTgagtacatatatatttatggagATATGTATGTAGAACTGTAGAACTGGCAGCTGGAAAAATGTTTGGGCGGCTTCTTTAAACCAGTTGTGGTAATGTTATTATTTGTGAATTAattagaataaaattattttcttccagaaaaaaaaataaagtttttttaacttaattttaaatcCTTGTACCTTAATGGCTGAACTACAACCTAACTGAGACAGTAACAATTTGCTTCTACCTGTGGATTAATATGCCAACCCTGAAAAGAGGCCCCAGCAGTCAAGTACTAGATAAAAGACTCAGTAAGACTCGCGGGACTCTATCTAATAGATCACACAGAAGTCTCCGTTGATTAAACtggaaacttttatttttttttaattttattagcaACTTTAtaccataaataaaaaaaatcagttttctgttttcatgttgttCCCaagtattaattttttaaaataaactttaaaccaTTTCCAAACAAAACTGCTATTTTCAACACTTCAAATTTTGTGTTAATAAAGGTTTTGTAAATGAGTAAAAATATATCTCAGCTGCTGTTTAAATGTCTGAATTGTCATTTCTCCATTGCAATAACCTCTTGCCTAAATGTGCTAATGGTAATTggattttatgtttatgttcatCTTCTAACGCCCCTATTCGAGCTAAGTCTTATTGTACAGGGTCTCCTCTTCCAATCTTGGAAAAGATACCCTGTACCTTTAACAAGGGACCTGGTGAGAGTTTTCTTTCCAAACTTGTTCCCTAGCTCCCAAGTGACGAAATGAGCTGTAATTTGAGAGCCCTGCAATCCGTGAAATATCTTTAGTCAAAGGGAAAGAAAGCGCTCTGTATTCCCACCCAGTCCAGGGGTTGAAAGAGTTTCAGAGAGCGTGAACAGCTTTCCTACCTACTAGCTCCATCTCCCTGGAGGCAGAGGAAACTCCGAGGGTGGCAGCAGAGCCAGCGCCTGGAGCAGCAGGTCCCCACTCGGCGGGGGGAGCAGTCCTGCTGAAAAAGCCAAAGCTGAGTTCTAGACGCCCAGATCAGAGGAGCAGGGACACAGAGGAGCGTGGTGCTCACCGCTACTGCGCAGAGCCTCATGAAACCTGCCGGGGAACAGCGATCAGAGAGCAGCCAGCACGCTGCTCCTCAGGAGGGCGCCTTTGCCCGGAGCCACTGACTCCTAGGAGGATCCCATTCCTTTTTCCTGAACTGAAACCCCTTCTTCCGAATATCCAGAATGGTGTTCCAGAAGTTGATCTGGATGGGTTTCCTCTGCCACCTGTGTCGAGGCTACTTTGATGGTCCCCTGTACCCAGAAATGTCAAATGGGACACTGCATCATTACTTCGTGCCTGATGGAGATTATGAGGAGAATGATGACCCTGAGAAGTGTCAGCTGCTCTTCAGGGTGAGTGACCGCCGGCGCTGCTCCCAGGGGGAAGGCGGTCAGGCTAGCAGCTTGCTGAGCCTCACCCTTCGAGAGGAGTTCACGGTACTGGGCCGCCAGGTGGAGGATGCTGGGCGCGTCCTGGAGGGCATCAGCAAAAGCATCTCCTACGACCTGGATGGGGAAGAGAGTTACGGCAAGTACCTGAGGCGGGAGTCCCACCAGATCGGGGATGCCTACTCCAACTCTGACAAGTCTCTCACTGAGCTGGAAAGCAAGTTCAAGCAGGGCCAGGAACAGGATAGCCGGCAGGAAAACAGAATCAATGAGGACTTCCTGGGCATGCTGGTCCACACCAGGTCCTTGCTGAAGGAGACGCTGGACATTTCTGTAGGGCTCAGAGACAAATACGAGCTGCTGGCACTCACCATCAGGAGCCATGGGACCCGGCTAGGTCGACTGAAGAGTGACTATCTGGAGGGTGGGGGACAGAGGACGGGCTAAAGTTTCCATTGTAACTGCTTTATTCTATGCAGATTTGCACTTTCAGAATGCGTCTGAagtcatcttttttaaaaaaaggaaaactttaaAAGGCTGAGTTATTCCGATTTGGGTTTACTTTTGTGCATTATTTATGTTGTTATTAGTAAGGCTTTTTCAACGGTAAAAACCAATGTAAAAGTAATCCTAAGGGGCTTTCATAGCGCTACAGAATCACTCCTTTCAGCCCCATCTAAAGTGTGTATATATTTTGTGTGGAAGGACTAACTAAACTTCTTCACCCTGAAGATTGTGTGGACACGGCGGCGTGGGGAAGGGAAGGATCAGCCTTCTCTTTGGTATCTGAAGGCAGAGGAGCCTGTTTTGCAGATGATGCCCCAGGTTTGCTGCGCGCCTGCCAGGCAAGGAAGTTGCTTGATTATCCTTTCGCTCTTATTTATTTACCATAGTCttagttgtttctgttttgttgcaaGAACGTTACTAAGAACTTACATGCAAATCACCAGCAGTAAGATGCTCCAGGTTGCCCTGGGGGTTTGTGTAAGTTGGAGGATGCAAGACGTAAGACGGCAAAGCTTTAGGGTCAGGTGTGGTTTTGTTGTGTCTTTCACTACACCATCAGAACAGAGTGAATACACCCCTTAAGGCTCTATGATTTAGGTTGCGTATTCTTTCTTCTCGGGATCAAGAAGTAATTGCTAATTTTTGCTTACTGGAAACTTGTATTTCAGTGGGGGGGGAGGTGTCTAATTTTAGAAACCCCTTACCTAAGTTTCATTATTCAGCCAATAAATGTTTTCATATGATACTGGCTCATTTTCTAATTTCCATCCATAACTTCCATATTTCAAAGAGGGACCAGTGCAAAGGGGAGAGGAGATAGGCTTGAAGCCAGTTTACCAGAGTACATGATAACGATgcagtaaaataatttaaaaaagaaaaaaaaaaggttggtggTATATTTTGAGTAGTCCCTGATCAAACACATCATCCTAGTAAGGGGCAGTGGGAATAGCCTGTACCTGAATCATACATTTGATTTATC includes the following:
- the Fibin gene encoding fin bud initiation factor homolog; this encodes MVFQKLIWMGFLCHLCRGYFDGPLYPEMSNGTLHHYFVPDGDYEENDDPEKCQLLFRVSDRRRCSQGEGGQASSLLSLTLREEFTVLGRQVEDAGRVLEGISKSISYDLDGEESYGKYLRRESHQIGDAYSNSDKSLTELESKFKQGQEQDSRQENRINEDFLGMLVHTRSLLKETLDISVGLRDKYELLALTIRSHGTRLGRLKSDYLEGGGQRTG